GATAAGCGAGCTAGCTCAAGATCATCATCATCGTGTAGTCACACATGATCAAGGCCATGGTACATCGAATACGGGAAGTATTGATTTTCTCGTTTGTAGCTCTATTCTGCAAGGCTAATGGTGGGACGACTGCTGATTGGTGGGCAACCCGGCCTCCTGATCCAAGTGCCAGCTATTGCCTGAGCTGGAGGTTGGCCGTAGAGGCCAACAACTTGCGCGGCTGGCGAACCGTCCCAACTCAGTGCTTGGGCTACATTGAAACTTATATGATTGGCGGACAATATTTCCGGGACCTCCGCTTAATTGCAGACCAGATTTTGAGTTATGCCAACGAGATAGTTCCTGCTGGCGACGGCCTGGATGCTTGGATTTTCGACGTTGACGACACCTGTATCTCCAACATATTATATTACAGAGATAAACGATATGGGTACGTCTACATATATACGTATGTATGGCTTTTATACTTAATCAAATTAAAACCTACGGACATGCATCATCCTCtaaattatttaactattaattaatatatattgcatcTATATACATGTAGGTGCGACCCATATGACCCGGTAGCGTTCAAGGCGTGGGCAACGAAAGCAGGCTGCACGGCGATTCCTTCGGTGCTCCgagtatataataaattaattgagAGTGGATTTAAGATAATCCTAATCACGGGAAGAGACGAAGAGACCATGGGCCCAGCCACTATTGATAACCTGAATGACCAGGGATTTGTGGATTATGAACGTCTCATCATGAGGTAAGATCTATATTGATCAATGCTAGCTAGCTCATGAGTAGTAGTaccatttaattatatatatatatatatatatatatggaggctagccaaagaaattatatatataatataatataatgccTCATCGTGCATGATGGATATGATCGGAATTAATGTCAACATAATTTGGTGGTGATTAATTGTGTCGTCCTAGTCAATATCCATGCAAGAAAAGTAGAAAAAGTTACTGATCCTGATGCCTATCTAGCTAGTATCTATATATCCAATATCTGAGCTGATCTGATCTGGTCTGATCGATCTTGCTCACGTTTTCCAAAAGTCTTTTTTTATACGTCTGTGAATCGTGATGCAGGATGCTAGCTAGCTTATAATGGATTAGCCCACGTGATTGGAGTTATAGAATGGACCAATTTCATGTGGGCCAAGGCCCTTTGATCATGACAAAACATAtttagtgttttttttattgaagatCGAAAAGAGTACGAGGTTAATTagtgtttaattaattaatggaaaCTGAACTGCGCATGCGATGATGCATGGTTTTATCCTCAAACAGGACTGCAGCTTATAAAGGGCAAAGCGCGGTGAAGTACAAATCAGAAATCCGGAAGCAGCTGGTAGAAGAAGGTTACAGAATATGGGGAAACGTTGGAGACCAGTGGAGTGATCTTCAAGGGGAATATTTG
This genomic interval from Carya illinoinensis cultivar Pawnee chromosome 10, C.illinoinensisPawnee_v1, whole genome shotgun sequence contains the following:
- the LOC122278794 gene encoding acid phosphatase 1, coding for MIKAMVHRIREVLIFSFVALFCKANGGTTADWWATRPPDPSASYCLSWRLAVEANNLRGWRTVPTQCLGYIETYMIGGQYFRDLRLIADQILSYANEIVPAGDGLDAWIFDVDDTCISNILYYRDKRYGCDPYDPVAFKAWATKAGCTAIPSVLRVYNKLIESGFKIILITGRDEETMGPATIDNLNDQGFVDYERLIMRTAAYKGQSAVKYKSEIRKQLVEEGYRIWGNVGDQWSDLQGEYLGNRTFKLPNPMYFVP